The DNA window GATACTGAACAAGAGGCCGGCCGCTTCCGGGCGATTCGGGGCACGTTCGGAGATCTCCAGGCGCTCTTGGAGGCCGAAAAATTCATTCCGATCGATGGGCTCCTGCTGGATCTGGGAGTATCGTCCGAGCAAATCGACGCGCCCGAGCGCGGGTTCAGCTTTCAGAAGGAGGGGCCGCTCGACATGCGCATGGACCCGAGACAGGGGCTCACTGCACGACGAATCGTCAACGATTGGTCGGAGCGCGACCTGCGATCAGTGCTTCGAGAGTATGGGGAAGAGCGGCGCGCTGGTCGAATTGCTCACGCCATTGTGGAGGAGCGCCCCCTCGAGACGACCCGCGACTTGGCCGATCTTGTGCGTTCGGTCGTGCCTCCGCCCGATGAGGTGAAGACGCTGGCGCGTGTGTTCCAGGGGCTTCGCATTGTCGTGAATACGGAGCTGGAGGAGTTGGAGGCAGCGCTGCGACAAAGCGTGGAGGTCGTCCGCCCCGGCGGTCGCATCGCCGTCATCAGCTACCATTCGCTGGAGGACCGGCGGGCAAAGCGCTTCCTTCGGTACGGCAACTTCGACGGGGAGCCTCGCCGCGACCTGTACGGCAATCTGGTGGCGCCCTGGCGAGAGGTCCCTCGTGGGCCCATTGCGGCTGATGAGGCCGAGGTGGAGGCCAATCCGCGGGCCCGGAGCGCTCATCTCCGCGTTGCCGAGCGGCGCGACGACGAGGAGATGGGAACGCCCATGCCCTGAAGCCTCGCGTTCACACCGTCGTTTCCACGTGTCCTTTCGAATCCGTCTCCGGGACCAGCCATGAACGATTCCGACAGCATTTTTC is part of the Salinibacter sp. 10B genome and encodes:
- the rsmH gene encoding 16S rRNA (cytosine(1402)-N(4))-methyltransferase RsmH: MTDPHTPDHSSGRDDPLRYATDFHAPVLSHDVRTRLVTNPSGRYVDATLGGGGHARALLDALGPEGSVLGIDRDPDALATARDRLDTEQEAGRFRAIRGTFGDLQALLEAEKFIPIDGLLLDLGVSSEQIDAPERGFSFQKEGPLDMRMDPRQGLTARRIVNDWSERDLRSVLREYGEERRAGRIAHAIVEERPLETTRDLADLVRSVVPPPDEVKTLARVFQGLRIVVNTELEELEAALRQSVEVVRPGGRIAVISYHSLEDRRAKRFLRYGNFDGEPRRDLYGNLVAPWREVPRGPIAADEAEVEANPRARSAHLRVAERRDDEEMGTPMP